A portion of the Lolium rigidum isolate FL_2022 chromosome 1, APGP_CSIRO_Lrig_0.1, whole genome shotgun sequence genome contains these proteins:
- the LOC124695757 gene encoding pentatricopeptide repeat-containing protein At2g36240-like: protein MAASRRLARKLPSIISKHHRLISPEIETLDTLEEDSTSPASIRLDPTLPLLPLAVSHLSPPSPLPSLPSAHASSPASLLRLLRRARHHPRLAPLDLHFLLAAASASPAFRPDHRLTSLLAARLAASRRLPSLARLLQLVISRPCPCADDSIFACPDLLPTFRKAILAFATSGDIPSASSSLASLRRAADSPLPAEFYNIILHALARLRRHDDAITFYNEMTSVHRVAPDAYTFNTLLNSSCHAEGVDAAMRWFEEMRRQSCTPTAVSFNTLMRGFFRERRYKEGIKVAHEMLQLGAGLSVASMEILVGGLCRGGEALKAAEVFAEFLVDAVVPEGFDCLGLVESLCHGGSVDKAVEVLELALEKNRACCLSVPAGVTVLECLLKSGKLDEVCRLMGRMVGEGVVPDTISCNCIFEALCEAERTSDANRLRILAKDKGFKADGVTYSMLVQGFGRERRRKEGEAVLDEMLDLGFIPNITAYNRLLDSLHMRRSLQ from the coding sequence ATGGCCGCCTCCCGCCGGCTCGCGCGGAAGCTTCCCTCCATCATCTCCAAGCACCACCGCCTCATCTCGCCGGAGATCGAAACCTTGGACACCCTTGAGGAAGACTCCACCTCCCCAGCCTCAATTCGCCTCGACCCCACCCTGCCGCTCCTCCCGCTCGCCGTCTCCCACCTCTCGCCGCCGAGCCCCCTCCCGTCGCTCCCCTCCGCGCACGCCTCCTCCCCGGCGTCGCTCCTTCGCCTCCTGCGCCGCGCGCGGCACCACCCGCGCCTCGCGCCGCTCGACCTCCACTTCCTCCTCGCGGCCGCCTCCGCCTCTCCAGCCTTCCGCCCCGACCACCGCCTCACGAGCCTCCTCGCCGCGCGCCTCGCTGCCTcccgccgcctcccctccctcGCACGCCTCCTCCAGCTCGTCATCTCGCGCCCCTGCCCCTGCGCCGACGACTCCATCTTCGCCTGCCCCGACCTCCTCCCCACCTTCCGCAAGGCCATCCTCGCCTTCGCCACCTCCGGCGACATcccttccgcctcctcctccctcgcgTCCCTCCGCCGCGCCGCGGACTCGCCGCTCCCCGCCGAGTTCTACAACATCATCCTCCACGCCCTCGCCCGGCTCCGCCGCCACGACGACGCCATCACCTTCTACAACGAGATGACCTCCGTCCACCGCGTCGCGCCGGACGCCTACACCTTCAACACACTCCTCAACAGTTCCTGCCACGCGGAAGGCGTGGATGCTGCCATGCGGTGGTTCGAGGAGATGCGGCGCCAAAGCTGCACACCCACTGCCGTGAGCTTCAACACTCTCATGCGAGGCTTCTTCAGAGAAAGAAGGTACAAGGAGGGCATCAAGGTTGCTCACGAGATGCTGCAGCTCGGCGCCGGGCTGTCGGTTGCTTCGATGGAGATTTTGGTTGGTGGTTTGTGCCGTGGCGGCGAGGCTTTGAAGGCGGCAGAGGTGTTTGCCGAGTTCTTGGTGGATGCGGTAGTGCCGGAAGGGTTCGATTGCCTGGGGCTGGTTGAGTCTCTGTGCCATGGTGGAAGCGTGGACAAAGCAGTGGAGGTGCTGGAGCTGGCATTGGAGAAGAACAGGGCATGCTGTTTGAGTGTCCCTGCTGGCGTAACGGTTTTGGAGTGCTTGCTCAAGTCCGGGAAGCTGGATGAGGTGTGCCGGCTCATGGGCAGGATGGTCGGGGAGGGGGTTGTCCCGGATACCATTTCCTGCAACTGTATCTTTGAGGCACTTTGTGAAGCTGAGAGGACTTCTGATGCCAACAGGCTGAGGATACTGGCCAAGGACAAGGGTTTTAAGGCGGATGGTGTGACATATAGCATGCTGGTGCAGGGGTTTGGTAGGGAAAGGAGGAGGAAGGAAGGCGAGGCTGTGTTGGATGAAATGCTTGATTTAGGGTTTATACCAAACATTACAGCTTACAATAGGCTTCTTGATAGCTTACATATGCGGAGATCTTTGCAATAA